The Micromonospora sp. NBC_00421 genome contains a region encoding:
- a CDS encoding FAD-binding oxidoreductase, whose product MNAMSTGAGSIGAAEITRRLAGICGPSFARLAGAADEVAGRLARWVAVPGGPVAAAEVLRLAARHDLSVVPRGAGTKIDWGAVPARVDIMLDTGRLAGVGHQPAASPVVEVGAGTPLRAVQATLGRVGRRLALDPPSPGATLGGVLAADESGPLRHRHGTACEQLVGLRWLNADGEVVSAGRSAAELAGGAAPAGLDMGRLLCGSQGGLGVLVSATLRAQAVPASRAWVSRPVRTPSEARDLVRAVLAADLDPAAVELDLPVAGYPPRPVAAPAAGATPGPAGRPMSAAEAAARANHPAMAGRRADPSPAQDNAGELAILLEGDRSEVAERADRLLALLDGAASVTDQPPPWWRRYPFAPGDTALRVEAPATDLHAAVYALRDAAGVPLPVRGSAGLGVVHAALPGSFPVDRVAGILAAVRGVLVARRGRCVVVAAPPEVRQAVDVWGAAAVIPRLREAKDHLDPHRRLAPGRLPGGL is encoded by the coding sequence ATGAATGCCATGTCGACGGGAGCGGGTTCGATCGGTGCAGCGGAGATCACCCGGCGGTTGGCCGGGATCTGTGGTCCCTCCTTCGCCCGGTTGGCGGGCGCGGCCGACGAGGTCGCCGGCCGGCTCGCCCGCTGGGTGGCCGTCCCCGGCGGGCCGGTGGCGGCGGCCGAGGTGCTGCGGCTCGCCGCCCGGCACGATCTGTCGGTGGTGCCCCGGGGCGCCGGCACGAAGATCGACTGGGGTGCCGTGCCGGCCCGGGTCGACATCATGCTCGACACCGGTCGGCTCGCCGGGGTCGGTCATCAGCCGGCGGCCTCCCCGGTGGTCGAGGTGGGTGCCGGCACCCCGCTGCGGGCCGTGCAGGCCACCCTGGGACGCGTCGGCCGCCGGCTGGCCCTCGATCCGCCGTCGCCCGGGGCCACCCTCGGTGGGGTGCTCGCCGCCGACGAGTCCGGCCCGCTGCGGCACCGGCACGGCACCGCCTGCGAGCAACTTGTCGGCCTGCGCTGGCTGAACGCCGACGGTGAAGTGGTCAGCGCCGGCCGCAGCGCCGCCGAGCTGGCCGGGGGAGCCGCGCCGGCCGGCCTCGACATGGGCCGGCTGCTCTGCGGCTCGCAGGGCGGGCTGGGGGTGCTCGTCTCGGCGACGCTGCGGGCACAGGCGGTGCCGGCGAGCCGGGCCTGGGTGTCCCGGCCGGTGCGGACCCCGTCGGAGGCGCGCGACCTGGTCCGGGCGGTGCTCGCCGCCGACCTCGACCCGGCTGCCGTCGAGCTGGACCTGCCGGTCGCCGGGTACCCGCCGCGTCCGGTCGCCGCCCCGGCGGCGGGTGCGACGCCGGGTCCGGCCGGTCGACCGATGTCCGCCGCGGAGGCGGCGGCCCGCGCCAACCATCCCGCGATGGCCGGCCGCCGGGCCGATCCGTCGCCCGCCCAGGACAACGCCGGTGAGCTGGCGATCCTGCTGGAGGGTGACCGGTCCGAGGTGGCCGAGCGGGCCGATCGCCTGCTGGCCCTGCTCGACGGTGCGGCGAGCGTCACCGACCAGCCGCCACCGTGGTGGCGGCGCTATCCGTTCGCCCCGGGGGATACCGCGCTGCGGGTCGAGGCACCCGCCACCGACCTGCACGCCGCCGTCTACGCACTGCGGGACGCCGCCGGTGTTCCGCTCCCGGTGCGCGGCTCCGCCGGTCTGGGCGTGGTGCACGCCGCGCTGCCCGGGTCGTTCCCGGTCGACCGGGTGGCCGGCATCCTCGCCGCCGTCCGCGGGGTGCTTGTCGCCCGCCGGGGCCGGTGCGTGGTGGTCGCCGCGCCCCCGGAGGTACGCCAGGCGGTCGACGTGTGGGGTGCGGCGGCGGTGATCCCCCGGCTGCGGGAGGCGAAGGACCACCTCGACCCGCACCGCCGGCTCGCCCCCGGCCGCCTCCCCGGCGGCCTCTGA
- a CDS encoding S9 family peptidase, whose translation MTTETTPPVARQVPAERTHHGDTVVDEYAWLAAKDDPATIAHLTAENAYTEARTAHLEALRGTLFAETRQRTQETDLSVPTRKGGHWYYTRTVEGQQYGVHCRRPVRDGETAPPVSVDGAPLDGEEVLLDGNQLAEGHDFFSLGAFDVSPDGRWLAYSTDFSGDERFTLRIKDLSTGELLDDEVPDTFYGTAWSADASVLFYVTVDEAWRPNRVWRHTVGTPSGEDVVVHLEDDERFWVGVELTRSERFVLIDSTSKVTSEVRVIPADNPTGEPAVIAPRRQGVEYSVEHHGHRFLILHNDGAEDFALAYTSADAPGDWVPLIEHTPGTRLESVDAFADHLVVSLRTNGLTGLRVLPVGGGDGHDIEFPEPIHSVGLDANPEYRTRQLRFRYTSLVTPDSVYDYDLVTRELTLRRRKPVLPGPDGRAYDPDDYEQHREWALADDGTRVPISLVCHRDTPRDGSAPAVIYGYGSYEASMDPWFSIARLSLLDRGVVFAVAHIRGGGELGRRWYDEGKLLAKKNTFTDFVACARHLVKAGWTASDRLVARGASAGGLLMGAVANLAPDAFTGIVAQVPFVDALTSILDPSLPLTVTEWEEWGNPLADPEVYAYMKSYTPYENVTAADYPAILAVTSLNDTRVLYHEPAKWIARLRAVAPQGDYLLKTEMGAGHGGPSGRYDAWREEAFVNAWILDRLGRA comes from the coding sequence GTGACCACCGAGACCACCCCGCCCGTCGCCCGACAGGTCCCCGCGGAGCGCACCCACCACGGCGACACAGTCGTCGACGAGTACGCCTGGCTGGCCGCCAAGGACGACCCGGCGACCATCGCCCACCTCACCGCCGAGAACGCCTACACCGAGGCGCGCACCGCCCACCTGGAGGCACTGCGCGGCACGCTGTTCGCCGAGACCCGGCAACGCACCCAGGAGACCGACCTGTCGGTGCCCACCCGCAAGGGCGGCCACTGGTACTACACCCGCACGGTCGAGGGCCAGCAGTACGGCGTGCACTGCCGCCGCCCGGTCCGCGACGGCGAGACCGCGCCCCCGGTCAGCGTGGACGGCGCCCCGCTCGACGGCGAGGAGGTGCTGCTCGACGGCAACCAGCTCGCCGAGGGGCACGACTTCTTCTCCCTCGGCGCGTTCGACGTCAGCCCCGACGGGCGCTGGCTGGCCTACTCGACGGACTTCTCCGGCGACGAACGCTTCACCCTGCGGATCAAGGACCTGAGCACCGGCGAGCTGCTCGACGACGAGGTGCCCGACACCTTCTACGGCACCGCCTGGTCGGCCGACGCCAGCGTGCTGTTCTACGTCACCGTCGACGAGGCGTGGCGGCCGAACCGGGTGTGGCGGCACACCGTCGGCACCCCGTCGGGCGAGGACGTGGTGGTGCACCTGGAGGACGACGAGCGGTTCTGGGTGGGCGTCGAGCTGACCCGCTCCGAGCGGTTCGTGCTGATCGACAGCACCAGCAAGGTCACCAGCGAGGTACGGGTGATCCCCGCCGACAACCCGACAGGCGAGCCGGCGGTGATCGCCCCCCGTCGGCAGGGCGTGGAATACAGCGTCGAGCACCACGGCCACCGGTTCCTGATCCTGCACAACGACGGCGCGGAGGACTTCGCACTGGCGTACACCTCGGCGGACGCCCCCGGCGACTGGGTGCCGCTTATCGAGCACACCCCCGGCACCCGGCTGGAGTCGGTCGACGCGTTCGCCGACCATCTGGTCGTCTCGCTGCGCACCAACGGCCTGACCGGCCTGCGGGTGCTCCCGGTCGGCGGCGGCGACGGCCACGACATCGAGTTCCCCGAGCCGATCCACAGCGTCGGGCTGGACGCCAACCCGGAGTACCGCACCCGGCAGCTCCGGTTCCGCTACACCTCGCTGGTCACCCCCGACTCCGTCTACGACTACGACCTGGTCACCCGGGAGCTGACGCTGCGCCGCCGCAAGCCGGTGCTCCCCGGGCCGGACGGCCGCGCGTACGACCCGGACGACTACGAGCAGCACCGCGAGTGGGCCCTCGCCGACGACGGCACCCGGGTGCCGATCTCGCTGGTCTGCCACCGGGACACCCCGCGCGACGGCTCCGCCCCCGCCGTCATCTACGGTTACGGCTCGTACGAGGCCAGCATGGACCCGTGGTTCTCCATCGCCCGGCTCAGCCTGCTCGACCGGGGCGTCGTCTTCGCCGTCGCACACATCCGGGGCGGTGGCGAGCTGGGCCGCCGCTGGTACGACGAGGGCAAGCTGCTGGCCAAGAAGAACACCTTCACCGACTTCGTGGCCTGTGCACGGCACCTGGTCAAGGCCGGCTGGACGGCGAGCGACAGGCTGGTCGCCCGGGGTGCCTCGGCCGGTGGCCTGCTGATGGGCGCGGTGGCCAACCTCGCCCCGGACGCGTTCACCGGGATCGTCGCGCAGGTGCCCTTCGTGGACGCGCTCACCTCGATCCTCGACCCGTCGCTGCCGTTGACGGTCACCGAGTGGGAGGAGTGGGGCAACCCGCTCGCCGACCCCGAGGTGTACGCGTACATGAAGTCGTACACCCCGTACGAGAACGTCACCGCCGCCGACTATCCGGCGATCCTGGCGGTGACCAGCCTCAACGACACCCGGGTGCTCTACCACGAGCCGGCCAAGTGGATCGCCCGGCTGCGCGCGGTGGCCCCACAGGGCGACTACCTGCTCAAGACCGAGATGGGTGCCGGCCACGGCGGCCCGAGCGGCCGGTACGACGCCTGGCGCGAGGAGGCGTTCGTCAACGCCTGGATCCTCGACCGGCTGGGCCGGGCCTGA
- a CDS encoding ABC transporter permease: MRPVVALRLALAGNRTDTARVVLTALSAALASLAGLAALTVLAIPTPPGERGSNNSEQYANALLREPGLRGGTAVALLLLAVPVLALAGQCVRLGAPARDRRLAGFRLAGATPGQVTGLVALEAGLASLLGTLVGLVTYLAGRVLLHRPDAHGRLPLPTDVLPSPPVIGAVVLGLPVLAALVGVVLLRGVTTTPFGTIRRTREEAPGPWVAVLVVIGIVAFASFAPVLDWYADRHRQPPFLLPLLLLGGGAVAMVVGVVASTGWFSYAAGRLLHRYAHRPATLLASRRLITDPWAGSRTFAALLTAVLVGAGAAGLRASFQAAIEVGRLTSERPNSNGAFYLRSMDLVDLAVGVAVAIAAGGLVVALVDGIVARRRTYAALVAGGVPRATIGRAVVWQAFAPAIPAIGLALVVGFLLSQLFGGGRAATGGGHSTMVCDGTPALCADPATRAQHLRLTWVPEVSVAPDVPVAQLAWVGASALAAVLVTVAVALLFLRASTELDELRVG; encoded by the coding sequence GTGAGGCCGGTCGTCGCGCTGCGGCTCGCCCTGGCCGGCAACCGCACGGACACCGCCCGGGTCGTCCTCACCGCGCTCAGTGCCGCCCTGGCCAGCCTCGCCGGGCTGGCCGCGCTCACCGTGCTGGCCATCCCGACCCCACCCGGAGAGCGGGGCAGCAACAACTCCGAGCAGTACGCCAACGCGCTGCTCCGCGAGCCGGGCCTGCGCGGCGGGACGGCGGTCGCGTTGCTGCTGCTCGCCGTCCCGGTGCTCGCCCTGGCCGGGCAGTGCGTGCGCCTCGGCGCCCCGGCCCGCGACCGGCGACTCGCCGGCTTCCGGCTGGCCGGGGCCACCCCCGGGCAGGTGACCGGTCTGGTCGCCCTTGAGGCCGGGCTGGCCAGCCTGCTCGGCACCCTCGTCGGGCTGGTGACCTACCTGGCCGGCCGGGTGCTGCTGCACCGACCCGACGCACACGGGCGGCTGCCCCTGCCCACCGACGTGCTCCCGTCGCCGCCGGTGATCGGTGCGGTCGTGCTCGGGCTGCCGGTGCTGGCCGCGCTGGTCGGTGTCGTCCTGCTGCGCGGGGTCACCACCACCCCGTTCGGCACGATCCGTCGGACCCGCGAGGAGGCCCCTGGCCCGTGGGTAGCGGTGCTGGTCGTCATCGGCATCGTCGCCTTTGCCTCCTTCGCTCCGGTGCTCGACTGGTACGCCGACCGGCACCGGCAACCACCGTTCCTGCTGCCACTGTTGCTGCTGGGGGGCGGTGCCGTCGCCATGGTGGTGGGCGTGGTGGCGAGCACCGGCTGGTTCTCGTACGCGGCGGGTCGACTACTGCACCGGTACGCCCACCGGCCTGCCACGCTGCTGGCGTCCCGCCGTTTGATCACCGATCCGTGGGCCGGCAGCCGCACCTTCGCCGCGTTGTTGACCGCAGTGCTTGTGGGTGCCGGCGCGGCCGGGCTGCGGGCATCCTTCCAGGCCGCCATCGAGGTGGGTCGGCTCACCAGTGAGCGGCCGAACTCCAACGGCGCCTTCTACCTGCGCAGCATGGACCTGGTGGACCTCGCGGTCGGGGTGGCGGTGGCGATTGCCGCCGGTGGCCTCGTCGTCGCCCTGGTCGACGGGATCGTCGCCCGGCGGCGGACATACGCCGCGCTGGTCGCCGGCGGGGTGCCCCGGGCCACCATCGGCCGAGCCGTCGTCTGGCAGGCGTTCGCTCCGGCGATCCCGGCGATCGGCCTTGCCCTGGTTGTCGGTTTCCTGCTCAGTCAGCTCTTCGGCGGCGGCCGTGCGGCAACCGGTGGCGGTCACTCCACCATGGTCTGCGACGGCACCCCCGCGCTCTGCGCCGATCCGGCCACCAGGGCGCAGCACCTGCGGCTGACGTGGGTGCCGGAGGTGAGCGTCGCGCCGGATGTACCGGTGGCGCAGCTGGCCTGGGTCGGTGCCAGCGCCCTCGCGGCGGTGCTGGTCACCGTGGCTGTCGCTCTGCTCTTTCTGCGGGCCAGCACCGAACTGGACGAACTGCGCGTCGGCTGA
- a CDS encoding ABC transporter ATP-binding protein: MSGLQARGVVRAYGPTPALRGVTLDIAEGEIVAVTGPSGCGKSTLLHCLAGILRPDEGEVHWRGKRIDTWPEAARSRLRRTEFGVLFQFGQLVAELTAVENVALPLLLAGTGRRGAGQAARDWLDRLGVAHLADVRPGAMSGGQQQRCAMARALVTGPRVLFADEPTGALDTLSGEEVLTQLVRFAREQGTAIVLVTHEPRIAAYADREVMLRDGVVDPTGLGLDEPLVPVASAGPGTDSR; the protein is encoded by the coding sequence GTGAGCGGACTCCAGGCACGCGGCGTGGTCCGGGCGTACGGCCCGACACCTGCCCTGCGCGGCGTCACCCTCGACATCGCCGAAGGGGAGATCGTCGCCGTGACCGGCCCCAGCGGCTGCGGCAAGTCCACCCTGCTGCACTGCCTCGCCGGGATCCTGCGCCCGGACGAGGGTGAGGTGCACTGGCGGGGGAAGCGGATCGACACCTGGCCCGAGGCGGCGCGGTCCCGGCTGCGCCGTACCGAGTTCGGGGTGTTGTTCCAGTTCGGTCAGCTCGTCGCCGAGCTGACCGCGGTGGAGAACGTCGCCCTGCCCCTGCTCCTCGCCGGCACGGGGCGGCGAGGAGCAGGGCAGGCGGCGCGCGACTGGCTGGACCGGCTCGGCGTCGCCCACCTCGCCGACGTGCGCCCCGGCGCGATGTCCGGCGGGCAGCAGCAGCGCTGCGCCATGGCCCGCGCCCTGGTCACCGGCCCCCGGGTGCTCTTCGCCGACGAGCCGACCGGCGCGCTCGACACGCTCAGCGGCGAGGAGGTCCTCACCCAGCTCGTCCGGTTCGCCCGCGAGCAGGGCACCGCCATCGTCCTGGTCACCCACGAACCCCGGATCGCCGCGTACGCCGACCGGGAGGTGATGCTCCGCGACGGTGTCGTCGACCCGACCGGGCTCGGCCTGGACGAACCGCTCGTCCCGGTCGCGTCGGCCGGCCCCGGCACGGACAGCCGGTGA
- a CDS encoding PadR family transcriptional regulator, translating into MSTSHVLLGLLAAGNRHGYELKRAHDTRLPRAKPLAFGQVYATLGRLERDGLVVAAGQEREAGPDRTAYALTDQGRAALAGWLAAVEPPMPYVTSALFTKVAVALLVADPDSARSYLVAQARAHTDRLRELTAVKTAPSATLDDVVAVDYAVAHLDADLRWLRTTLARVADWHREVHS; encoded by the coding sequence GTGTCCACCTCGCACGTGCTGCTCGGGTTGCTGGCCGCCGGCAACCGGCACGGCTACGAGCTGAAGCGGGCCCACGACACCCGGCTGCCCCGGGCCAAGCCGCTCGCCTTCGGGCAGGTCTACGCCACCCTGGGCCGGCTGGAACGGGACGGCCTGGTGGTCGCCGCCGGTCAGGAGCGCGAGGCCGGCCCTGACCGGACCGCCTACGCGCTCACCGACCAGGGCCGGGCCGCGCTCGCCGGCTGGCTCGCCGCCGTCGAGCCACCCATGCCGTACGTGACAAGCGCACTCTTCACCAAGGTCGCGGTGGCGTTGCTGGTCGCCGACCCGGACTCGGCCCGCTCCTACCTGGTCGCCCAGGCGCGGGCGCACACCGACCGGCTGCGCGAACTCACCGCCGTCAAGACGGCACCCTCGGCCACCCTCGACGACGTCGTCGCCGTCGACTACGCCGTCGCCCACCTCGACGCCGACCTGAGGTGGCTGCGTACCACCCTGGCCCGCGTCGCCGACTGGCACCGGGAGGTGCACTCGTGA
- a CDS encoding TIGR03086 family metal-binding protein, which translates to MATKTSELLATAAPQTVALVRAIGDDQLDLPTPCVDYTVRGLLNHVYDVTVNFQRLAAGQETDWSVKTDHVAGPGWRDRFAAETAQLVVAWDDPASEEGVVPGMGLPRSTVGLMGVVDLVVHGWDLARATGQPYEPTPESIGALHGFMDAMGPTGRQMGAFGPEVPVDADATELDRLLGRTGRDPAWRAA; encoded by the coding sequence ATGGCAACGAAGACTAGTGAGCTGCTGGCCACCGCCGCGCCGCAGACCGTGGCGTTGGTCCGGGCGATCGGCGACGACCAACTCGACCTGCCCACGCCGTGCGTGGACTACACCGTCCGGGGACTGCTCAACCATGTGTACGACGTGACTGTCAACTTCCAGCGGCTGGCCGCCGGGCAGGAGACGGACTGGTCGGTCAAGACCGATCACGTGGCCGGGCCGGGCTGGCGGGACCGGTTCGCGGCCGAGACCGCGCAGCTCGTGGTGGCCTGGGACGACCCGGCCAGCGAGGAGGGTGTCGTGCCCGGGATGGGGCTGCCCCGGTCGACGGTCGGCCTGATGGGGGTGGTGGACCTGGTGGTGCACGGCTGGGACCTGGCGCGGGCGACCGGCCAACCGTACGAGCCGACACCGGAGAGCATCGGGGCCTTGCACGGCTTCATGGACGCGATGGGGCCGACGGGTCGGCAGATGGGCGCGTTCGGCCCGGAGGTGCCGGTCGACGCGGACGCGACCGAGCTGGACCGGCTGCTCGGTCGCACCGGCCGCGACCCGGCCTGGAGAGCTGCTTGA
- a CDS encoding AraC family transcriptional regulator — protein MRQPRGDDRGILDPARLRRELRFRRHLPTPALRPWVEHYWLVDWALTAPFVQQVVPHPAVNVVFRRDAGGPETAELAGVGRTLFTVTLTGTGTVSGIQFRPGGFRPFWRRPVAELTDRHVPLATGPAATPAAAAGSTVAPTPAAGPAVAPTRCEGTDDERRHALDAFLLAWAPQPDPGAAEAIALAETIRTDRSVLRVDDLARRHDLPVRRLQRLFLDHVGVGPKWVIRRYRLLEAIEQAATGLPDWAALAADLGYSDQAHLARDFAAVTGRTPTGYARSLR, from the coding sequence ATGCGACAGCCACGCGGCGACGACCGGGGCATCCTCGATCCGGCCCGGCTCCGCCGGGAGCTGCGGTTCCGTCGACACCTGCCGACCCCCGCGCTGCGCCCCTGGGTGGAGCACTACTGGCTGGTCGACTGGGCGCTGACCGCGCCGTTCGTGCAGCAGGTGGTGCCGCACCCGGCGGTCAACGTCGTCTTCCGTCGGGATGCCGGGGGCCCGGAGACCGCCGAGCTGGCCGGGGTCGGCCGGACGCTGTTCACGGTCACCCTGACCGGCACCGGAACGGTGAGCGGCATCCAGTTCCGCCCCGGGGGTTTCCGCCCGTTCTGGCGTCGCCCGGTCGCCGAACTCACCGACCGGCACGTTCCCCTCGCCACCGGCCCGGCCGCCACCCCCGCCGCCGCCGCCGGGTCCACCGTCGCACCGACCCCCGCCGCCGGGCCCGCCGTCGCGCCGACCCGCTGCGAGGGTACGGACGACGAGCGCCGCCACGCGTTGGATGCCTTCCTGCTCGCCTGGGCACCGCAGCCCGACCCGGGCGCGGCCGAGGCGATCGCCCTGGCCGAGACGATCCGGACCGACCGGAGCGTGCTGCGGGTGGACGACCTCGCCCGTCGACACGACCTCCCCGTCCGCCGGTTGCAGCGGCTCTTCCTGGACCACGTCGGCGTCGGCCCCAAGTGGGTGATCCGTCGGTACCGCCTCCTGGAGGCGATCGAACAGGCCGCCACCGGGCTGCCCGACTGGGCCGCCCTCGCCGCCGACCTCGGCTACAGCGACCAGGCCCACCTGGCCCGCGACTTCGCCGCCGTCACCGGCCGCACCCCCACCGGCTACGCCCGCTCACTGCGCTGA
- a CDS encoding SpoIIE family protein phosphatase gives MVGAPATILVVDDSPTKRYLLVSWLTRAGFTVREAENGTEALARVGVDPIDLVVLDVRLPDLSGFEVCERIKADHPAIPVIHVSAHAVDVVDRTQGLTRGADAYLAEPIEPEELVATAHAVLRYYQARQRAELLAERLTGLADTTVAVHAASTFTRLLQEAAAGAAQIFRSPAAVVAETFDGDCLAGISAGPGEEPEVVPWVVDDTGVPTGATVRVDAPEDWGLVRWPADDTVTVAAAKLREDRAPLYVVVPTATQTARTPVLVQLAQAVASAVEAQRSYDEEHRIAVTLQRSLLPRRLPEVVGLDLAVRYEPASAQTEVGGDFYELVMLDGHLLVAIGDVAGHSLHAATVMAELRHAMRAYAVEGHQPGVILERLNVLMRTLLRNELATLCILLLHPPTGRIRLASAGHLPALVTVDGRVEFVQQSAPLLGVRADRPEDLEFTLPAGATLVLYTDGLIERRDTTIDDGLAALAACATVVDADLDGFCQRLLVELAPPEIHDDVAVVAVRRR, from the coding sequence ATGGTCGGCGCCCCGGCGACGATCCTGGTGGTCGACGACAGCCCCACCAAGCGCTACCTGCTGGTCAGCTGGCTGACCCGGGCGGGCTTCACCGTCCGGGAGGCGGAGAACGGCACCGAGGCGCTGGCCCGGGTCGGGGTGGACCCGATCGACCTGGTGGTCCTCGACGTCCGACTGCCGGATCTGAGCGGCTTCGAGGTCTGTGAGCGGATCAAGGCGGATCACCCGGCGATCCCGGTGATCCACGTGTCCGCGCATGCGGTCGACGTGGTGGACCGTACCCAGGGGCTGACCCGGGGCGCGGACGCGTACCTGGCCGAGCCGATCGAGCCGGAGGAACTGGTCGCCACCGCGCACGCGGTGCTGCGTTACTACCAGGCGCGGCAGCGGGCCGAGCTGCTCGCCGAGCGGCTCACCGGGTTGGCCGACACCACCGTGGCGGTGCACGCCGCGTCGACGTTCACCCGCCTGCTGCAGGAGGCGGCGGCCGGTGCGGCGCAGATCTTCCGCAGCCCGGCGGCGGTGGTCGCGGAGACCTTCGACGGGGACTGCCTGGCCGGGATCTCCGCCGGTCCGGGGGAGGAGCCGGAGGTCGTACCGTGGGTGGTCGACGACACCGGCGTGCCGACCGGCGCGACCGTGCGGGTGGACGCCCCCGAGGACTGGGGGCTGGTGCGGTGGCCGGCGGACGACACGGTGACGGTGGCCGCCGCCAAGTTGCGGGAGGACCGCGCCCCGCTCTACGTGGTGGTGCCCACCGCCACCCAGACCGCCCGGACGCCGGTGCTGGTGCAGCTCGCCCAGGCGGTCGCCTCGGCGGTGGAGGCGCAGCGCTCCTACGACGAGGAGCACCGGATCGCGGTCACCCTCCAGCGGAGTCTGCTGCCCCGACGGCTGCCCGAGGTGGTCGGCCTCGACCTGGCGGTGCGCTACGAGCCGGCCAGCGCACAGACCGAGGTGGGCGGGGACTTCTACGAGCTGGTGATGCTCGACGGGCACCTGTTGGTGGCGATCGGCGACGTCGCCGGCCACTCGCTGCACGCGGCGACGGTGATGGCCGAGCTGCGGCACGCGATGCGGGCGTACGCGGTGGAGGGGCACCAGCCGGGGGTGATCCTGGAACGGCTCAACGTGCTGATGCGTACGCTGCTCCGCAACGAGCTGGCGACCCTGTGCATCCTGCTGCTGCACCCGCCGACCGGCCGGATCCGGCTGGCCAGCGCCGGGCACCTGCCGGCGCTGGTGACGGTGGACGGCCGGGTGGAGTTCGTCCAGCAGTCGGCCCCGCTGCTCGGGGTGCGCGCGGACCGCCCCGAGGACTTGGAGTTCACCTTGCCGGCCGGGGCGACGTTGGTGCTCTACACCGACGGGCTGATCGAGCGACGGGACACCACCATCGACGACGGCCTGGCCGCCCTGGCGGCCTGCGCGACAGTGGTCGACGCCGACCTGGACGGCTTCTGCCAGCGACTGCTGGTCGAGCTGGCCCCGCCGGAGATCCACGACGACGTCGCGGTGGTGGCGGTCCGCCGCCGCTGA
- a CDS encoding ATP-binding protein, with translation MALRVEQDIFGVRQRGREVAAAIGLEHQDQVRFATALSEVARDLLRTVDGADVSFAAVTELDGRRFLSVDLAPLRPLPGNRYEPQSGAVARLVDTLGLADVTGDTVVRMSRRVPAAAAALNPTRLAELRAELGTSAPASALDELAAQNGQLIAALDEVRSQRDELAVLNAELEETNRGVMALYGQLSEELEETNRGVVALYAELDEKSAQLRAASESKSRFLANVSHELRAPVTAIIGLGRLLTDSASDPLTVEQAQQVELVRSSAADLLSLVNDLLDLAKAESGRIEPDWAEVDLRAVFGQLRGTLRALTLRSEVELLVAEPPPGTVLRSDEVLLAQVLRNLLHNAVKFTDRGEVRMRAERAADRVRIYVSDTGPGIPAELHERVFEEFYQVPGTSRRSGTGLGLPYARRLVTLLGGTLTLVSEPGQGSTFTVDLPVAEV, from the coding sequence ATGGCGTTGCGGGTGGAACAGGACATCTTCGGGGTACGCCAGCGGGGCCGGGAGGTGGCCGCGGCGATCGGGCTGGAGCACCAGGACCAGGTCCGGTTCGCCACCGCGCTCAGCGAGGTGGCCCGGGACCTGCTGCGGACGGTGGACGGCGCTGACGTCAGCTTCGCCGCCGTGACGGAGTTGGACGGCCGGCGGTTCCTCAGCGTCGACCTCGCCCCGCTGCGTCCACTCCCGGGCAACCGGTACGAGCCGCAGTCCGGCGCGGTGGCGCGACTGGTGGACACCCTGGGGCTGGCGGACGTGACGGGGGATACCGTCGTGAGGATGTCCCGACGTGTACCGGCCGCCGCTGCGGCGCTGAACCCGACGCGCCTGGCCGAGCTGCGCGCCGAGCTCGGGACCAGCGCGCCGGCCAGCGCCCTGGACGAGTTGGCCGCCCAGAACGGGCAGCTCATCGCCGCCCTCGACGAGGTACGCAGCCAGCGGGACGAGCTGGCCGTGCTGAACGCCGAGCTGGAGGAGACCAACCGGGGCGTGATGGCGCTCTACGGCCAGCTCTCCGAGGAGCTGGAGGAGACCAACCGGGGGGTGGTGGCGCTCTACGCCGAGCTGGACGAGAAGTCGGCCCAGTTGCGTGCGGCGAGCGAGTCGAAGAGCCGGTTCCTGGCCAACGTCAGCCACGAGCTGCGGGCTCCGGTGACCGCGATCATCGGTTTGGGGCGGCTGTTGACCGACTCCGCGTCGGACCCGCTCACCGTCGAGCAGGCCCAGCAGGTCGAACTGGTCCGGTCCTCGGCCGCCGACCTGCTCTCCCTGGTCAACGACCTGCTCGACCTGGCCAAGGCGGAGTCGGGCCGGATCGAGCCGGACTGGGCGGAGGTCGACCTGCGGGCGGTCTTCGGGCAGCTACGGGGGACGCTGCGGGCGCTCACCCTGCGCTCCGAGGTGGAACTGCTGGTGGCGGAGCCGCCCCCGGGCACGGTGCTCCGTTCGGACGAGGTGCTGCTGGCCCAGGTGCTGCGTAATCTGCTGCACAACGCGGTGAAGTTCACCGACCGGGGCGAGGTGCGGATGCGTGCCGAGCGGGCCGCCGACCGGGTGCGGATCTACGTCTCGGACACCGGGCCGGGCATCCCCGCCGAGCTGCACGAGCGGGTCTTCGAGGAGTTCTACCAGGTGCCGGGGACCAGCCGGCGTAGCGGCACCGGCCTCGGCCTGCCGTACGCGCGGCGGTTGGTGACCCTGCTCGGCGGCACCCTGACGCTGGTGAGCGAGCCGGGGCAGGGCAGCACCTTCACGGTGGACCTGCCCGTGGCGGAGGTGTGA